The Actinomycetes bacterium genome includes a region encoding these proteins:
- a CDS encoding cytochrome P450, with translation MSTAARPDGRWMLMHAWSMATDPLGFLEQTFDRLGDVVELPMPRRPVLLMNDPEGVDHVLRAAHRRYGKRTAQYDALALVTGNGLLTTDDDEAWLVHRRASQPAYRATQSLAATTATVLGAVTAGWVPGEVVDVEAAMSHVSLEVVTRTLLGAAAGEVASLVRAVAVALDRVIARARNPLAPALGVPTPGNLRLRAAIRRLDEEAARLVASSGDAGLVPRLREAGLDERAVRDEVVTTLVAGHETVASSLTWALFLLARHPDVLTRVADETDRLPPDCLTPDQLPWTRQVVDEALRLYPPAWVISRRARVDDEVCGTPVGAGTLVVVSPWALHRRSAAWVRPEQFRPQRFDAVPARGTYLPFGAGPRLCIGRELALVESTVVLAGIARHWVLEPVSAADPRPRASVTVHPKGGLRLRVSPR, from the coding sequence GTGAGCACCGCGGCGCGACCGGACGGCCGCTGGATGCTCATGCATGCCTGGAGCATGGCGACCGACCCGCTGGGCTTCCTCGAGCAGACCTTCGACCGCCTCGGTGACGTGGTGGAGCTGCCCATGCCGCGCCGTCCGGTGCTGCTGATGAACGACCCCGAGGGGGTCGACCACGTGCTGCGTGCCGCTCACCGCCGCTACGGCAAGCGCACCGCCCAGTACGACGCCCTCGCACTCGTGACCGGCAACGGCCTGCTCACCACTGATGACGACGAGGCCTGGCTCGTGCACCGCCGGGCCAGCCAGCCCGCCTACCGAGCGACCCAGTCCCTCGCGGCCACCACGGCGACGGTCCTGGGCGCGGTCACCGCCGGCTGGGTCCCCGGCGAGGTGGTGGACGTCGAGGCGGCGATGAGCCACGTCTCCCTCGAGGTCGTCACCCGCACCCTGCTGGGGGCGGCCGCGGGGGAGGTCGCCTCCCTCGTCCGCGCGGTGGCCGTGGCCCTGGACCGGGTGATCGCTCGTGCGCGCAACCCCCTCGCACCCGCCCTGGGGGTGCCGACCCCGGGCAACCTGCGCCTGCGAGCCGCGATCCGCCGCCTCGACGAGGAGGCCGCGCGCCTCGTCGCGTCCTCCGGGGACGCCGGCCTGGTCCCACGGCTGCGCGAGGCGGGGCTGGACGAGCGGGCGGTCCGGGACGAGGTCGTCACCACCCTGGTGGCCGGCCACGAGACGGTGGCCAGCTCCCTCACCTGGGCGCTGTTCCTGCTGGCCCGGCACCCGGACGTGCTGACGCGGGTCGCGGACGAGACCGACCGGCTCCCCCCCGACTGCCTCACGCCCGACCAGCTGCCGTGGACGCGTCAGGTGGTCGACGAGGCGCTGCGGCTCTATCCCCCCGCGTGGGTCATCTCGCGACGGGCTCGCGTCGACGACGAGGTCTGCGGGACACCGGTGGGCGCGGGGACCCTCGTGGTGGTCTCCCCGTGGGCCCTGCACCGGCGGTCCGCGGCGTGGGTGCGGCCCGAGCAGTTCCGTCCGCAGCGCTTCGACGCGGTGCCGGCGCGCGGCACGTACCTGCCCTTCGGCGCCGGTCCGCGCCTGTGCATCGGGCGAGAGCTCGCTCTCGTGGAGTCGACCGTGGTGCTCGCCGGCATCGCGCGCCACTGGGTCCTCGAGCCGGTC